The following coding sequences lie in one Pseudomonas syringae CC1557 genomic window:
- the purU gene encoding formyltetrahydrofolate deformylase — protein sequence MQHEKNHFILKISCPATSGIVAAVTSYLAGNSCYIGEMAQFDDEFSGTFFMRAVFRFNDGHDGDIQQLKAGFDAAVARDFAMQWELHDTRRPMRVLLMVSKFDHCLTDLLYRHHKGEMDMTITAIVSNHLDLRPMAEREGIRFIYLPVTRETKAAQEAALMKVVDETGTELVVLARYMQILSDDLCKQLAGRAINIHHSFLPGFKGAKPYHQAYERGVKLIGATAHYVTSDLDEGPIIEQEVQRVDHVYLPDDLVAAGRNNETIALSRAVKYHLEHRVFLNTDRTVIFR from the coding sequence ATGCAACACGAAAAGAACCATTTCATCCTGAAGATCAGCTGCCCGGCGACCTCCGGCATTGTCGCGGCGGTGACTTCTTACCTGGCTGGCAACAGCTGCTACATCGGTGAAATGGCCCAGTTCGATGACGAGTTCAGCGGCACCTTTTTCATGCGCGCGGTGTTCCGCTTCAACGATGGTCACGACGGCGATATCCAGCAGCTGAAAGCCGGATTCGACGCCGCCGTGGCCAGGGATTTTGCGATGCAATGGGAGCTGCACGACACGCGACGCCCGATGCGCGTGCTGCTGATGGTGAGCAAGTTCGATCATTGCCTGACGGACCTGCTGTATCGCCACCACAAGGGTGAAATGGACATGACCATCACCGCCATCGTGTCCAATCACCTGGACCTGCGACCGATGGCCGAGCGTGAGGGCATTCGTTTTATCTACCTGCCTGTGACCAGGGAAACCAAGGCCGCGCAGGAAGCCGCGCTGATGAAAGTGGTCGACGAAACCGGCACCGAACTGGTGGTACTGGCGCGCTACATGCAGATTCTCTCCGACGACCTGTGCAAGCAGCTGGCGGGCCGGGCGATCAATATCCATCACTCGTTTCTGCCGGGGTTCAAGGGTGCCAAGCCTTATCACCAGGCTTACGAACGTGGCGTGAAGCTGATCGGCGCCACCGCGCATTACGTCACCAGCGACCTGGACGAAGGCCCGATCATCGAACAGGAAGTGCAGCGTGTCGATCATGTGTACCTGCCCGATGATCTGGTCGCCGCAGGCCGCAACAACGAAACCATCGCGCTTTCCCGTGCGGTGAAATATCACTTGGAGCATCGGGTATTTCTCAACACTGACCGAACGGTGATCTTCCGATGA
- a CDS encoding DUF4198 domain-containing protein, producing MLAAKSLLTLSLLGALFATQVSAHGLWTEQRRGNIEVVYGHGAEDNAFKAQKVSGAWAYDRQGKMIPVTVQRLEDHARLVPLKPPAVMSVALDNGMWTRNAEKKWINEGRSKVPNGTDSIHTFKYSLAIYEEGAHLPAFSKLNFVIVPQADPMKVGVGKPLPVRVLIDGKPAAGIKLIGDYRSAPDVVSAETDAQGLANVIVRNQGLNIIAAEVTLPVKDNADIAERGLFTSLTFVGEAHHE from the coding sequence ATGCTTGCAGCAAAATCGTTACTGACCCTGAGCCTGCTCGGCGCGCTGTTTGCCACTCAGGTCAGCGCCCACGGGCTGTGGACCGAACAGCGACGTGGCAATATTGAAGTGGTCTACGGCCATGGCGCGGAAGACAATGCCTTCAAGGCACAGAAAGTCAGCGGCGCCTGGGCTTACGATCGTCAGGGCAAAATGATCCCGGTCACGGTGCAACGCCTTGAGGATCATGCCCGGCTGGTGCCGCTCAAGCCGCCTGCGGTAATGTCCGTGGCGCTGGATAACGGCATGTGGACGCGCAACGCCGAGAAGAAGTGGATCAACGAAGGCCGCAGCAAAGTACCCAACGGCACCGACTCGATTCATACCTTCAAATACAGCCTGGCGATCTATGAAGAAGGCGCGCACCTCCCAGCGTTTTCGAAGCTCAATTTCGTCATCGTGCCGCAGGCAGACCCTATGAAAGTCGGCGTCGGCAAGCCGTTACCGGTACGCGTGCTGATCGACGGAAAACCCGCCGCCGGTATCAAACTGATCGGCGATTACCGCAGCGCACCCGACGTGGTCAGCGCCGAAACCGACGCCCAGGGACTGGCCAATGTGATCGTGCGTAACCAAGGGCTGAATATCATTGCCGCCGAGGTCACTCTGCCGGTCAAGGACAATGCGGACATCGCCGAGCGAGGCCTGTTTACCTCGCTGACATTTGTGGGTGAGGCGCATCACGAGTGA
- a CDS encoding TonB-dependent siderophore receptor yields MSSRRIASLAGLAIGVLSSNSYAEEQPQTIELESINVSSDYQYESATSPVQGYRATRSATATKTDTALRDIPQSISVVPASVLKDLGSNSVERALEFAGGVSKQNNFGGLTLYEYSIRGFTTSEFYKDGFSANRGYPTTPDAANIERIEVLKGPAASLYGRGDPGGTVNIVTKKPQREAFTTLQTSAGSWDRYRTALDVNTPLDADGNLLSRVNLAVEDNNSFRDHVESKRVFVAPSFSWQLNPDTSLLVETEFVRHTSTFDRGVVAPNNTWSGVSRSTFLGEPDDNIDNDNNMVQFALDHQLNDVWSLRLASHYKQGEMSGFASEARPLNADGHTVNRRYRERDNNWHDSITQLELRGLFEGMGVEHEVLIGTEYENYRKNERVTTIAGSPYAIDIYNPVYGQPKPNGARSGTDFYEHIESRALNLQDQIVFTDKLRGMIGARYEHFDQQVDDFTTNATSGQRHDAFTQRAGLLYQLTPQVGLFANASTSFKPNNGLDAAGKTFDPEQGVGYEAGIKSELFDDRLSTTLAAFHIEKENVLALDPGTDTNRAVGKARSQGVDVQFTGQINDAVRVIGAFAYIDAEVTKGDRTLPAGSPILGVAKHSGSLLGVYEFQEGVLRGSDVGAAYTYVGDRSGQSGTDFELPAYQTVDLLAHYKATENVTVGLNLNNIFDEKYYERSYSNYWVAPGEPRNFTVSLTLSL; encoded by the coding sequence ATGTCGTCTCGTAGAATCGCATCTCTGGCAGGCTTGGCAATTGGGGTATTGAGCAGCAACAGCTACGCAGAAGAACAGCCACAGACCATTGAGCTGGAAAGCATCAACGTCTCCTCCGACTATCAGTACGAGTCCGCAACCAGCCCGGTTCAGGGCTACCGTGCCACCCGCTCGGCCACCGCCACCAAAACCGATACCGCGCTGCGGGACATACCGCAGTCGATCAGTGTGGTGCCTGCGTCTGTGCTCAAGGATCTGGGCAGCAACAGTGTCGAGCGTGCGCTGGAGTTTGCAGGCGGTGTATCGAAGCAGAACAACTTCGGCGGCCTGACGCTTTATGAGTACAGCATCCGTGGCTTCACCACGTCCGAATTCTACAAGGACGGTTTCAGCGCCAACCGTGGTTATCCAACGACGCCAGATGCCGCAAACATCGAGCGTATCGAAGTGCTGAAAGGCCCGGCCGCCAGCCTGTATGGCCGTGGCGATCCAGGCGGCACGGTCAACATCGTGACCAAAAAGCCCCAGCGCGAAGCGTTCACCACCTTGCAGACCAGCGCGGGCAGTTGGGACCGCTATCGCACCGCGCTGGACGTCAACACGCCACTGGACGCAGACGGCAACTTGTTGTCGCGGGTCAACCTGGCGGTCGAAGACAACAACAGCTTTCGTGACCATGTCGAGAGTAAAAGGGTTTTCGTCGCGCCTTCCTTCAGTTGGCAACTGAACCCTGACACCAGTCTGCTGGTGGAAACCGAATTCGTCCGGCATACATCCACCTTCGACCGTGGCGTGGTCGCCCCCAATAACACATGGAGCGGCGTGTCCCGCTCAACCTTCCTCGGCGAACCAGACGACAACATCGACAATGACAACAACATGGTTCAGTTCGCCCTCGACCATCAGCTCAATGATGTGTGGTCGCTGCGCCTGGCCAGCCATTATAAACAGGGCGAGATGTCAGGCTTTGCCAGCGAGGCGCGCCCGCTGAATGCCGACGGGCACACTGTCAACCGCCGCTATCGCGAACGCGATAACAACTGGCATGACAGCATCACCCAGCTGGAATTGCGCGGTCTTTTCGAGGGCATGGGGGTCGAGCACGAGGTGCTGATCGGCACCGAATACGAGAACTACCGCAAGAACGAACGGGTCACGACCATTGCGGGCAGCCCTTATGCCATCGACATCTACAACCCGGTTTATGGTCAGCCGAAGCCGAATGGCGCGCGTTCCGGCACAGATTTCTATGAGCACATCGAAAGCCGTGCGCTGAACCTCCAGGACCAGATCGTCTTTACCGATAAATTGCGCGGCATGATCGGCGCACGCTATGAACATTTCGATCAACAGGTCGACGACTTCACCACCAATGCCACCTCCGGTCAGCGCCACGATGCGTTTACCCAGCGCGCCGGGCTGCTTTATCAACTCACGCCGCAGGTCGGTCTGTTCGCCAATGCATCGACCTCGTTCAAGCCCAATAATGGCCTGGACGCAGCTGGCAAGACCTTCGACCCGGAACAAGGCGTCGGCTACGAGGCTGGCATCAAGAGCGAGCTGTTCGATGACCGCCTGAGCACCACCCTCGCCGCCTTCCATATCGAGAAGGAAAACGTGCTGGCACTGGACCCCGGCACTGACACCAATCGCGCAGTGGGCAAAGCCCGTAGCCAGGGTGTCGATGTGCAATTCACCGGGCAAATCAATGACGCCGTGCGGGTGATCGGGGCGTTCGCCTATATCGATGCCGAAGTCACCAAGGGCGACCGGACCCTCCCGGCAGGCAGCCCCATCCTCGGTGTCGCCAAACACAGTGGCAGCCTGTTGGGCGTCTACGAATTCCAGGAAGGCGTATTGCGCGGCTCGGACGTGGGTGCGGCGTACACCTACGTGGGTGACCGATCAGGGCAGTCCGGCACTGATTTCGAGCTACCCGCTTATCAGACCGTCGACTTGCTGGCTCACTACAAGGCCACTGAGAACGTCACAGTCGGCCTGAACCTGAACAATATTTTCGATGAAAAATACTACGAGCGCTCTTACAGCAACTACTGGGTCGCACCCGGCGAACCGCGCAATTTTACGGTCAGCCTGACACTCAGCCTTTGA